The following proteins come from a genomic window of Sorex araneus isolate mSorAra2 chromosome 1, mSorAra2.pri, whole genome shotgun sequence:
- the RFC3 gene encoding replication factor C subunit 3 isoform X2, protein MCILRELYGVGVEKLRIEHQTITTPSKKKIEISTIASNYHLEVNPSDAGNSDRVVIQEMLKTVAQSQQLETNSQRDFKVVLLTEVDKLSKDAQHALRRTMEKYMSTCRLILCCNSTSKVIPPIRSRCLAVRVPAPSIEDICQVLSTVCKKEGLTLPPQLAQRLAEKSCRNLRKALLMCEACRVQQYPFTADQEIPETDWEVYLRETANAIVSQQTPQRLLEVRGRLYELLTHCIPPEIIMKGLLSELLHNCDGQLKGEVAQMAAYYEHRLQLGSKAIYHLEAFVAKFMALYKKFMEDGLEGMMF, encoded by the exons ATGTGTATTCTACGTGAACTTTATGGTGTTGGAGTGGAAAAACTGAGAATTGAACATCAGACCATCACG ACTCCatctaaaaagaaaattgaaattagcACTATTGCAAGCAATTATCATCTTGAAGTTAATCCAAG TGATGCTGGAAATAGTGATCGGGTAGTAATTCAGGAGATGTTGAAAACAGTAGCACAATCACAGCAACTTGAAACAAATTCTCAAAGAGATTTTAAAG TGGTATTATTGACAGAGGTTGACAAACTGAGCAAAGATGCTCAGCATGCGTTGCGCAGAACCATGGAAAAGTATATGTCCACCTGCAGACTGATCTTGTGCTGCAATTCCACATCGAAGGTGATCCCACCCATTCGGAGTAGGTGCCTGGCAGTTCGGGTGCCTGCTCCCAGCATTGAAGAT ATTTGCCAAGTGTTATCTACTGTGTGCAAGAAGGAGGGTCTGACTCTGCCTCCACAGCTAGCTCAGAGACTTGCAGAGAAGTCTTGCAGAAATCTCAGAAAAGCCCTACTTATGTGTGAAGCCTGCAGAGTTCAGCA ATATCCTTTTACTGCAGATCAAGAAATCCCTGAAACTGATTGGGAGGTGTATCTGAGAGAAACTGCGAATGCTATTGTCAGTCAGCAGACCCCACAAAG ACTTCTTGAAGTTCGTGGAAGACTTTATGAGCTTCTAACTCATTGTATTCCTCCTGAAATAATAATGAAG GGCCTTCTCTCAGAACTTCTACATAATTGTGATGGGCAACTGAAAGGAGAAGTGGCTCAGATGGCAGCTTACTATGAGCATCGTCTACAGCTGGGAAGTAAAGCCATTTATCACTTGGAAGCATTTGTGGCCAAGTTTATGGCACTTTATAAGAAGTTCATGGAGGATGGATTGGAAGGCATGATGTTCTGA
- the RFC3 gene encoding replication factor C subunit 3 isoform X1 yields the protein MSLWVDKYRPCSLGRLDYHKEQAAQLRNLVQCGDFPHLLVYGPSGAGKKTRIMCILRELYGVGVEKLRIEHQTITTPSKKKIEISTIASNYHLEVNPSDAGNSDRVVIQEMLKTVAQSQQLETNSQRDFKVVLLTEVDKLSKDAQHALRRTMEKYMSTCRLILCCNSTSKVIPPIRSRCLAVRVPAPSIEDICQVLSTVCKKEGLTLPPQLAQRLAEKSCRNLRKALLMCEACRVQQYPFTADQEIPETDWEVYLRETANAIVSQQTPQRLLEVRGRLYELLTHCIPPEIIMKGLLSELLHNCDGQLKGEVAQMAAYYEHRLQLGSKAIYHLEAFVAKFMALYKKFMEDGLEGMMF from the exons ATGAGTCTCTGGGTGGACAAGtaccggccctgctccctggggcGGCTGGACTACCACAAGGAGCAGGCGGCGCAGCTGCGCAACCTG GTTCAGTGTGGTGACTTTCCTCATCTGTTGGTGTATGGACCATCAGGTGCTGGAAAAAAGACTAGAATTATGTGTATTCTACGTGAACTTTATGGTGTTGGAGTGGAAAAACTGAGAATTGAACATCAGACCATCACG ACTCCatctaaaaagaaaattgaaattagcACTATTGCAAGCAATTATCATCTTGAAGTTAATCCAAG TGATGCTGGAAATAGTGATCGGGTAGTAATTCAGGAGATGTTGAAAACAGTAGCACAATCACAGCAACTTGAAACAAATTCTCAAAGAGATTTTAAAG TGGTATTATTGACAGAGGTTGACAAACTGAGCAAAGATGCTCAGCATGCGTTGCGCAGAACCATGGAAAAGTATATGTCCACCTGCAGACTGATCTTGTGCTGCAATTCCACATCGAAGGTGATCCCACCCATTCGGAGTAGGTGCCTGGCAGTTCGGGTGCCTGCTCCCAGCATTGAAGAT ATTTGCCAAGTGTTATCTACTGTGTGCAAGAAGGAGGGTCTGACTCTGCCTCCACAGCTAGCTCAGAGACTTGCAGAGAAGTCTTGCAGAAATCTCAGAAAAGCCCTACTTATGTGTGAAGCCTGCAGAGTTCAGCA ATATCCTTTTACTGCAGATCAAGAAATCCCTGAAACTGATTGGGAGGTGTATCTGAGAGAAACTGCGAATGCTATTGTCAGTCAGCAGACCCCACAAAG ACTTCTTGAAGTTCGTGGAAGACTTTATGAGCTTCTAACTCATTGTATTCCTCCTGAAATAATAATGAAG GGCCTTCTCTCAGAACTTCTACATAATTGTGATGGGCAACTGAAAGGAGAAGTGGCTCAGATGGCAGCTTACTATGAGCATCGTCTACAGCTGGGAAGTAAAGCCATTTATCACTTGGAAGCATTTGTGGCCAAGTTTATGGCACTTTATAAGAAGTTCATGGAGGATGGATTGGAAGGCATGATGTTCTGA